The genomic stretch tattgataaaaagtattgattctaatattttttatataataatatgtcTTAGTTTTTTAACATAACTCTTAAAATGAAAACAaacaatattatttttgttcatcaGTTGCTATCAATatctaaaaatatgaaataaagtATATTGTTggattattaaattatataaactaaactaaaaaatagaGTTGATAGTTAAGtgatgattaaaaataataaattttgatagtCCCTAAAATTTCTTTTATGGTAACCTATGCATATATAATAGACTCATTTGAGTGaaagggagaaaaaaaaaaagactagtGAGTTTTTATAAAATAGATTGACATTCCATTATTGAAACGAAAGAGACTAACAATAATAGGTACACTTTCCATGTGTTTGTAGCTATCGATGGTAGGAGAATTCATCCCCTAATGGCCACAATCCACCTATTACCTACACTCCTACTTTGTACATCAAAGTCTTCACATTATGCTTCACGCAAGAGAATTGAATTTCACTTCAAGATCATCGCAAAGTTGTTGTTGCAAGAACCACACATTCTCATCATTCCACAAACACTCTAGTGactcaccaccaccaccacaaccATGTCCATTTTCATTTGTCCCCTGTTCAAACAACAACTGATTATTGAAACTTGACCATTGATTTCCCACACTCACACTCTGTCCCGACGACGAGTCCGATAGGCAGTTGCTCTGTTTCGCGCACAGTAAAGGTCCGGAATCTGAACCGTTTCGGTTAGAAACAAGAACTCCGGTTTGGGTTTCAGGTTCGGTTTGGTTAGTGAGTTTTTGTGGTGCAGGGTGGAGCCTCTCGAGCAATCGTGGCATCCACACGTAACGCAAGGCGTCTCTAAACTGCTTGCTGTTAACATCGCACTTTAACTGCTTCGCCTGCTTTATCACCCTCGTCCTCCAGTAGTTCTTGATTTCGTTGTCCGTTCTTCCTGGCAGGTGCTGAGCAATCTTTGACCACCTATACGGAACATTATATTGCTTATTACTTTAGTAAAACTTTTTATTCTTCCTCCGATTCTGTTACTTTATCACTTTACGCTCGTCTACTCATTTTTATTATGACaagaatgaaaacaaaatctttacCTATTGCCCCACCGGAAGTGGAGGTCAAGAATCAATATCTGTTCTTGGAGTGTGATATTTCCACGGCGCACGTCGGGGCGCAAGTAGTTTAGCCACCTTAATCTGCAGCTTTTACCGCTTCTCTTCAATCCTgatgatataattaatttcgATAGATCGTAATTGAACAAACTATGTGATAGAACATGCCATCTGTTAAGAATAAGATATATGCTAACTATTAAAAGTAACGGTGATGATATGCTAGTACGAATTATCCATGCAGGAGGAGATACGAAATTTGTTTAGCAAAGTCATAATTAGAGTATGAATTTGACATGCCTGCAGAACGTGCGACGGAATTCCAGTGACCCTCACCGTGTGTGGAGATGTAATTGGTGAGAATGGCGTCCTCGTCAACCGTCCATGGACCTTTTCTTAGTCCCATCTCGTTTGCAAGTTGTTGCACCTGTGACCCTTCACTTTTCTTAATAACATTAACATCCATATGTATAGTATAATAGAGACCTTATCTCTAAACCAAGTTGGGATTTTGGGTGAGGTAGACAGAGCAATATGATCTAATATATATACTAAGAGTAGATAGTACGGCTATGAATGAATGGAATAGTGGGATTTGTGCTTTGTTGTTAGTTTCACTTATTGGGGTCATGTATGCGTATGTGCGCGCGCTTTTACATATAGAGGCGTGGATAAGATTAAACACGCTGCAAGTTCATAGAACGAAAAGGGGAACGGGGCCAGTGACTGGTTACACGGAGAGAGCACACCTGATTCCACTTAGCTTGATTTTCTGATTAAGTACATACGGGACTATTATTAGACGCATGATACATtggaattatatatatattatatatatattaagaaaaagtataggtagacaataataatactaaacaatgtgaacaatagTTATGTgggatatttaatttaataagtatgtatatgattaattatgttcattatttttaattgaatgaTTATTCCTTTTGATTCGGTTTATTCATCCACAGTTAATGATGGGTGGATGTTCAATTCATCAGGTGTGCGGATGGTTATCATAATGTTAGAGTTTTGGGAATAATTTAAGAGTGGAGTATTCTTTTACTTTGTTGGGCCAATTTTAGAGTTCACTGTTCATATTGTTCACAAAAGTCATTGTATATCTAAAaaaacctatatatatatatatatatatatatataagctaTTTGTACACCAATTTAAGCCACTAATTTC from Arachis stenosperma cultivar V10309 chromosome 9, arast.V10309.gnm1.PFL2, whole genome shotgun sequence encodes the following:
- the LOC130950894 gene encoding transcription factor MYB2-like; translation: MDVNVIKKSEGSQVQQLANEMGLRKGPWTVDEDAILTNYISTHGEGHWNSVARSAGLKRSGKSCRLRWLNYLRPDVRRGNITLQEQILILDLHFRWGNRWSKIAQHLPGRTDNEIKNYWRTRVIKQAKQLKCDVNSKQFRDALRYVWMPRLLERLHPAPQKLTNQTEPETQTGVLVSNRNGSDSGPLLCAKQSNCLSDSSSGQSVSVGNQWSSFNNQLLFEQGTNENGHGCGGGGESLECLWNDENVWFLQQQLCDDLEVKFNSLA